A window of Microcystis aeruginosa FD4 contains these coding sequences:
- a CDS encoding helix-hairpin-helix domain-containing protein — translation MSNLSPRPPESSEWILLSLVPVFGGLAIANAGKKTNNQSWLSVGIALTIISFIFLTQEAFIVIWFAQIGLGLYIRQQLNSHPIASGNRTNSGQSFSPLEKIDINSCSTNDLVYKLGLPIVYANDIVSVRNEGHIFTHLEELHFLAGLPENYLKKLEPLVIFAYDIRQEVDVSWRCLNYHSVAELVNLGLDFSLADKIVAEREKNGVYRSAIEVRNRTGIPLKSYQQLL, via the coding sequence ATGTCTAATCTCTCTCCTCGCCCTCCCGAATCTTCCGAGTGGATATTGCTATCTTTAGTCCCAGTTTTCGGTGGGCTTGCCATTGCTAATGCTGGCAAAAAAACTAATAACCAAAGTTGGTTATCCGTCGGCATTGCCTTGACAATTATCTCCTTTATTTTCCTTACACAAGAGGCTTTTATCGTAATTTGGTTTGCCCAAATCGGCCTGGGTTTATACATACGTCAACAGCTTAATTCCCATCCAATAGCTTCGGGAAATAGAACCAATTCTGGACAGTCATTCTCTCCTCTCGAAAAAATTGATATTAACAGTTGTTCCACCAACGATCTGGTTTATAAATTAGGGTTGCCGATTGTCTATGCCAATGATATCGTTTCTGTCCGTAACGAAGGACATATTTTTACCCATTTAGAAGAATTACACTTCCTGGCTGGTTTACCAGAAAATTATCTCAAAAAATTAGAACCTTTGGTTATCTTTGCCTACGATATTCGCCAAGAAGTTGACGTTTCTTGGCGTTGTTTAAACTACCACTCCGTTGCGGAATTAGTCAATCTCGGTCTTGACTTTTCCCTGGCCGATAAAATTGTCGCCGAAAGAGAAAAAAACGGTGTCTATCGTTCGGCGATCGAAGTGAGAAACCGTACAGGTATTCCCTTAAAATCCTATCAGCAATTGCTCTAA
- a CDS encoding HEAT repeat domain-containing protein, with translation MSDSYSAAVDNPAYTVEQAIANIQQREDLGARYYAAWWLGRFRVRQPEAISALIAALEDESDRTPDGGYPLRRNAASALGKLDDLSCLPALIACLDCEDYYVRESAAQALAMLQDRRAIAPLKKLLEGGIEVAVLVAGKPHLVQPYEAIIEALGTLQATAAIPLIEPFLQHFVEKVRYAAARALYQLTANPHYGDILIKALQGEELQLRRSALMDLGATGYLPAAPAIANTLAENSLKLVALKELLENHLKTNSRGENISEILTLMDGLL, from the coding sequence ATGAGCGATTCTTACTCTGCTGCCGTCGATAATCCGGCCTATACTGTTGAACAAGCGATCGCTAATATCCAGCAAAGAGAAGACCTAGGCGCACGTTATTATGCCGCTTGGTGGTTGGGTAGATTTCGTGTGCGTCAACCGGAGGCGATTTCGGCGTTAATTGCCGCTTTAGAAGACGAAAGCGATCGCACTCCCGACGGCGGTTATCCCCTGCGACGCAACGCTGCCAGCGCTTTAGGGAAATTAGATGATCTCAGTTGTCTTCCCGCTTTGATTGCCTGTCTCGACTGTGAAGATTATTATGTGCGCGAATCGGCTGCCCAAGCATTGGCAATGCTTCAGGATCGAAGAGCGATCGCACCTTTAAAGAAACTATTAGAGGGTGGCATCGAAGTGGCCGTTTTAGTGGCGGGAAAACCCCATTTAGTCCAACCCTACGAGGCGATTATCGAGGCATTGGGAACCCTGCAAGCGACGGCAGCGATTCCCCTGATCGAGCCGTTTTTACAGCATTTCGTCGAAAAAGTGCGTTATGCGGCTGCCCGCGCCCTCTATCAACTCACGGCTAACCCCCACTATGGCGATATTCTGATTAAGGCCTTGCAAGGGGAAGAATTACAGCTGCGTCGTTCTGCTTTAATGGATTTAGGCGCTACGGGTTATCTGCCGGCTGCTCCTGCGATCGCTAATACTTTGGCGGAAAATAGTCTGAAACTGGTTGCTCTCAAGGAACTTTTAGAAAACCATCTAAAAACTAATTCTAGGGGCGAAAATATCTCCGAAATTCTCACTTTAATGGATGGTTTATTGTAA
- a CDS encoding helix-turn-helix domain-containing protein, with protein MKSIFSPEYHVFRRCLIAARKDANLTQAALAKAIKKPQSFVAKYENGERRLDVVEFLLVSRVIGVDPCEILRQVEQACQSISCGEGL; from the coding sequence ATGAAATCTATTTTTAGTCCAGAGTACCATGTCTTTCGTCGATGCCTGATCGCCGCCCGTAAGGATGCGAATTTAACTCAAGCAGCCCTCGCTAAAGCCATCAAAAAGCCTCAATCCTTCGTTGCCAAATACGAAAATGGTGAAAGAAGATTAGATGTCGTTGAGTTCCTTCTGGTTAGTCGTGTCATCGGTGTAGATCCTTGCGAAATTTTAAGGCAAGTTGAGCAAGCTTGTCAGTCCATATCTTGTGGGGAAGGGTTATGA
- the isiD gene encoding protein IsiD encodes MTVISFTDQDIAKYTAADIASLAERLEKDEYSNPFEALRDWHLLRAIAFQRQELAEPYLYLLDLEAYDEA; translated from the coding sequence ATGACAGTTATAAGCTTCACTGATCAAGATATTGCCAAATATACCGCCGCTGATATTGCTTCTTTAGCCGAACGACTAGAAAAAGATGAGTATAGTAACCCTTTCGAGGCTTTGCGGGATTGGCATCTGTTGCGAGCGATCGCTTTTCAAAGGCAGGAATTAGCCGAACCTTATCTTTATCTGTTGGATCTAGAAGCCTACGATGAGGCTTAA
- a CDS encoding DUF2470 domain-containing protein — protein MSETITPAISDRICKHMNKDHGDAVLFYAQVYGNITDAETAQMLSIDPEGMDLAVEKLGESQTIRIAFERTLESAKDAHNILVEMLKVNQPPP, from the coding sequence ATGTCTGAAACTATCACTCCCGCCATTAGCGATCGCATCTGTAAACACATGAACAAAGATCACGGTGATGCCGTGCTTTTCTACGCTCAAGTTTACGGTAATATCACCGATGCAGAAACTGCTCAAATGCTTTCCATCGATCCCGAAGGCATGGATTTAGCCGTGGAAAAATTAGGGGAGAGTCAAACAATTAGAATAGCTTTCGAGCGCACCCTAGAATCAGCCAAAGATGCCCATAATATTCTGGTTGAGATGCTAAAAGTTAATCAACCCCCCCCTTGA
- a CDS encoding DUF29 family protein yields the protein MLSMIGYFLGKFKRIKSRYIMIIQTDYVGWLNETITLLKQKNCDKVDWENLIEEIESLLVLG from the coding sequence ATGCTGTCAATGATTGGTTATTTTCTAGGAAAATTCAAACGGATAAAATCCAGATATATTATGATAATTCAAACTGATTATGTTGGGTGGCTGAACGAAACAATCACTCTGTTAAAACAAAAAAACTGTGATAAAGTTGACTGGGAAAACTTGATCGAGGAGATAGAAAGTTTGCTAGTCTTAGGCTAA
- a CDS encoding SDR family NAD(P)-dependent oxidoreductase, translated as MKTALITGASTGIGIVFARQLAQRQMELILVARSRDKLEQLAAELEKQYGVKVTVIVQDLTVAGAGKLVYDTVNQKGINVDLLVNNAGFGDYGAFSEQDLARQLEMIQLNNLVLVELSHYFLRPMLAGAGGAIINVASIAGFQPLPYLSVYAATKAFVLSFSESLWAENKDKGVEILALCPGPTESNFFEVARFPRALMGKNGRLDSAELVVQEALTALANKRPNVVAGKLANKIIVNLPRFLPRSWIVSLIEKQFKV; from the coding sequence ATGAAAACAGCCCTCATTACTGGTGCTTCCACCGGTATCGGTATCGTCTTTGCTCGTCAACTTGCCCAAAGGCAAATGGAGCTAATTTTAGTCGCCAGATCTAGGGATAAACTAGAACAATTAGCAGCGGAATTGGAGAAACAATACGGGGTAAAAGTGACGGTTATCGTTCAAGATTTGACCGTTGCCGGGGCAGGAAAGCTGGTATATGATACGGTGAACCAAAAAGGAATCAACGTTGATTTACTGGTAAATAATGCCGGTTTTGGTGATTATGGTGCTTTTAGCGAGCAGGATTTAGCCCGACAGTTAGAAATGATCCAGTTAAATAATCTGGTACTGGTGGAATTAAGCCACTATTTTCTCCGTCCGATGCTTGCTGGCGCTGGGGGAGCAATTATCAATGTTGCTTCCATTGCTGGGTTTCAACCGCTGCCCTATCTTTCCGTTTATGCGGCGACAAAAGCTTTTGTCCTCAGCTTTAGCGAGTCTCTCTGGGCAGAAAATAAAGACAAAGGCGTTGAAATCCTCGCTCTTTGCCCCGGTCCGACGGAATCGAATTTTTTTGAGGTGGCCCGATTTCCCAGGGCTTTGATGGGCAAAAACGGCCGGTTAGATTCGGCGGAATTGGTGGTACAAGAGGCTTTAACTGCCTTGGCAAACAAACGCCCCAACGTGGTAGCTGGTAAATTGGCTAATAAAATTATCGTCAATCTGCCCCGTTTTTTACCCAGAAGTTGGATCGTGTCTTTGATAGAAAAGCAATTTAAGGTATAA
- a CDS encoding DNA methyltransferase: MDIPEPSHSLASIKKNKATSTVGRGKTVQLTEKLAFSAWNNSSVSLSLGNSIEHYDSWEQPIVIISDGGYGLLGFEGDTSDHLDLPEWYEPHVEAWSKLALPNTTLWFWNSEIGWAVVHPILEKFGWRYVNCNIWNKGKGHIAGNVNTEKIRRFPVVTEVCVQYVREVKIADLTLKEWLRKEWLRSSLPLRQANLACGVADAATRKYFDQGHLWYFPPPEMFEKLVFYANEHGNPEGKPYFSKNGQRPLTGKEWEKMRSKFNCPHGFTNVWDRSALRDDERIKSQDGKAVHLNQKPLDLMKLIIEASSEEQDVVWEPFGGLFSASLAANILNRKAFACEIDETYFYYGVKRFSQVVHQCSLL, encoded by the coding sequence ATGGATATACCTGAGCCTTCCCATAGCCTGGCAAGTATAAAGAAGAATAAAGCAACAAGCACTGTTGGGCGTGGCAAAACTGTCCAACTTACTGAGAAACTAGCTTTTTCAGCTTGGAATAACAGCAGTGTTAGTCTGAGTCTTGGTAATAGCATTGAACATTATGATTCTTGGGAACAACCTATAGTAATAATCTCAGACGGAGGCTACGGTCTTTTAGGATTTGAAGGTGATACATCAGATCATCTTGACCTACCTGAATGGTATGAACCTCATGTGGAAGCTTGGTCGAAGTTAGCCTTGCCAAATACAACTCTTTGGTTTTGGAACTCAGAAATTGGCTGGGCTGTGGTACATCCAATACTTGAGAAATTTGGTTGGCGATATGTTAATTGTAATATATGGAATAAAGGAAAAGGTCATATTGCTGGTAATGTCAACACAGAAAAAATAAGGCGTTTTCCAGTGGTGACAGAGGTTTGCGTCCAATACGTTAGAGAAGTCAAAATTGCTGACTTAACACTTAAAGAATGGCTCCGAAAGGAATGGTTAAGATCGAGCTTACCTTTGCGTCAAGCTAATTTAGCTTGTGGTGTCGCAGATGCGGCAACAAGAAAATATTTTGATCAAGGACATTTATGGTATTTTCCCCCACCGGAAATGTTTGAAAAATTAGTTTTCTATGCCAACGAACACGGAAACCCAGAGGGAAAACCCTATTTTTCTAAAAATGGCCAGCGTCCTTTAACAGGTAAAGAGTGGGAGAAGATGCGCTCTAAATTTAATTGCCCTCATGGTTTTACAAATGTTTGGGATCGTTCAGCTTTGCGCGATGATGAACGAATTAAGTCTCAGGATGGTAAAGCTGTTCACTTAAATCAAAAGCCCCTGGATCTGATGAAATTAATTATTGAAGCTTCAAGTGAGGAACAGGATGTGGTTTGGGAACCATTTGGGGGGCTTTTCAGTGCCTCTTTAGCTGCCAATATCCTGAATCGAAAAGCTTTCGCTTGTGAAATTGACGAAACTTATTTCTATTATGGAGTCAAAAGATTTAGTCAAGTAGTTCATCAATGTTCCCTTCTTTAA
- a CDS encoding DUF29 domain-containing protein — protein sequence MLIQTDYAGWLNETITLLKEKKFDKVDWENLIEEIESLGRSQKRELRNRLTTMLEHCLKLCYTDYVEDYRGWQETIRRSQRELEELLSDSPSLKPYWEQVFLDCYATALKSLRDNPDYQSFNFPDDCPFPQEISQILQKKFWR from the coding sequence ATGCTAATTCAAACCGATTATGCCGGCTGGCTGAACGAAACAATCACTCTGTTAAAAGAAAAAAAATTTGATAAAGTTGACTGGGAAAACTTGATCGAGGAGATAGAAAGTTTGGGCAGAAGTCAAAAACGTGAACTCCGCAACCGGTTAACGACCATGTTAGAACACTGCCTCAAACTTTGCTATACTGATTACGTTGAGGATTATCGAGGTTGGCAAGAAACTATTAGGCGCAGTCAACGGGAACTAGAAGAACTTTTGAGCGATTCTCCTAGTTTAAAACCCTACTGGGAGCAAGTATTTTTAGATTGCTATGCCACGGCTTTAAAAAGCTTGCGAGATAACCCCGATTATCAATCTTTTAACTTTCCCGATGATTGTCCTTTTCCTCAAGAAATTAGTCAGATTTTACAGAAAAAATTTTGGCGATAA
- a CDS encoding adenosine kinase — protein sequence MGKQYNVYGIGNALVDMEFQVSPELLQELGIDKGVMTLVDENRQTQLMEKLAFDCKRSGGGSAANTLVAIAQLGGRGFYSCKVGNDELGKFYLQDLRACGLHTNEHGGEKEVGITGKCLVFVTPDADRTMNTFLGITGEISERELVPSAIANADYLYLEGYLVTSPTAKAAAIKGREIAQAAGVKTALSLSDPNMAIFFLEGLLEMIGTGLDFVFANESEALTISSSDEIESAIAYFKTIAKGFAITRGASGSLIYDGENLLEIDPHPVQAIDTVGAGDMYAGAFLYGITHGMGYKGAGNLASLAAARVVSTFGARLQTEEIQSLRDSIVLG from the coding sequence ATGGGCAAACAATACAACGTTTATGGGATCGGTAACGCGCTCGTCGATATGGAATTTCAAGTCTCTCCTGAATTACTGCAAGAATTGGGCATCGATAAAGGAGTGATGACGCTGGTGGACGAAAATCGTCAAACCCAGTTGATGGAAAAATTGGCTTTTGATTGTAAACGCAGCGGTGGCGGATCGGCGGCGAATACCCTAGTAGCGATCGCTCAGTTGGGGGGTAGAGGTTTCTATTCCTGTAAAGTGGGTAATGACGAATTAGGTAAGTTTTATCTGCAAGATCTGCGGGCCTGTGGTTTGCATACCAATGAACATGGTGGCGAAAAAGAGGTGGGAATCACGGGAAAATGTCTAGTTTTCGTCACTCCCGATGCCGATCGCACCATGAATACTTTTCTCGGCATCACCGGGGAAATTTCCGAACGAGAATTAGTCCCCTCAGCGATCGCTAATGCCGATTATCTCTATCTCGAAGGTTATCTCGTCACCTCTCCCACTGCCAAAGCTGCCGCTATTAAAGGGCGAGAAATTGCTCAGGCCGCTGGAGTCAAAACCGCTTTATCCCTGTCGGATCCCAATATGGCGATCTTCTTCCTGGAGGGATTACTGGAAATGATTGGAACGGGGTTAGATTTCGTTTTCGCTAATGAGTCGGAAGCTTTGACTATTTCCAGCAGCGACGAAATCGAGTCAGCGATCGCCTATTTTAAAACCATTGCCAAAGGATTCGCTATCACCCGGGGTGCCAGTGGTTCTTTGATCTATGATGGCGAAAATCTCTTGGAAATTGACCCCCATCCCGTACAGGCGATCGATACCGTCGGCGCGGGGGATATGTATGCAGGTGCGTTTCTCTACGGTATCACCCACGGTATGGGTTACAAAGGGGCGGGAAATCTCGCTTCTCTAGCGGCTGCCCGGGTGGTTTCTACTTTTGGGGCGCGTTTACAAACCGAGGAAATTCAATCCCTGCGCGATTCGATCGTTTTGGGATAG
- a CDS encoding ABC transporter ATP-binding protein: MLTINNVKKNYGRRLVLDELNFHIEAGEIYGLLGPNGAGKTTTINLICNLLKPSSGEITFNYLPISRVTKELIGVAPQENLLYKSLTCEENLNFFAQIYGLDRPQRRHRIKTSLSAVNLLDRARSPVETLSGGMQRRMNIAVAIVHQPKLLILDEPTTGLDIESRYEIWDLIGELRRQGMTILLTTHLLDEAQRLCQRIGILKQGRIIAEGNLNQLRQHIPAKEIIIMDTQDQEAAINRGKQLGFTPKFYGKDLAFWLDEHLELSEIIQAFDGINIDSIARQTVQLEHIYMEIMNQF, translated from the coding sequence ATGCTGACTATTAATAATGTCAAAAAAAATTACGGAAGACGCTTAGTATTAGATGAATTAAACTTTCATATTGAAGCGGGAGAAATTTACGGTTTACTCGGTCCCAATGGTGCGGGAAAAACCACCACTATTAACTTAATTTGTAATTTATTAAAACCCTCATCGGGAGAAATTACCTTTAATTATTTGCCAATTTCCAGAGTTACTAAAGAATTAATTGGGGTTGCCCCGCAAGAAAATTTATTGTACAAATCCCTTACTTGTGAGGAAAATCTCAACTTTTTTGCTCAGATTTATGGACTCGATCGCCCCCAGCGTCGTCATCGGATTAAAACCAGTTTATCCGCAGTAAATTTGCTCGATCGCGCCCGTAGTCCAGTGGAAACTTTAAGCGGTGGAATGCAGCGCCGGATGAATATTGCCGTGGCTATTGTTCATCAGCCAAAATTATTAATTCTCGATGAACCAACCACCGGTTTAGACATCGAATCTCGTTATGAAATTTGGGATTTAATCGGAGAATTACGGCGACAGGGAATGACAATTTTATTAACTACCCATCTCCTCGATGAAGCACAGCGTCTCTGTCAACGTATCGGGATTTTAAAACAAGGTCGTATTATTGCCGAAGGTAATTTAAATCAGCTGCGTCAGCACATTCCTGCGAAAGAAATTATTATCATGGATACCCAGGATCAAGAAGCGGCGATAAATCGAGGTAAACAATTAGGATTTACTCCCAAATTTTACGGTAAAGATTTAGCTTTTTGGTTAGATGAACATCTAGAATTAAGCGAGATTATTCAGGCATTTGATGGTATTAATATTGATTCTATCGCCCGTCAGACGGTACAGTTAGAACATATTTATATGGAAATTATGAATCAATTTTAA
- a CDS encoding HEAT repeat domain-containing protein produces MLPTVETLIIAVEKADSANGLLTAVEKLAAAKSEAAIPTLTDVLRYNNPGASVAAVDGLIAIGKAAVPYLLANLDGYNYGARAWATRALAAIGDVRGLDLLLEAAVSDFSFSVRRGAARGLGNIIWSDLEESRVYEAQNAVFTALEKLSQGDPEWVVRYAAIVGLQGLGTAAAAFRGAIRELLGQIRETEAEIVVRLRADQALEHLQ; encoded by the coding sequence ATGCTTCCTACCGTTGAAACTTTAATTATTGCCGTCGAAAAAGCCGACTCAGCCAATGGGTTACTAACCGCCGTGGAAAAATTAGCCGCCGCCAAAAGTGAAGCGGCAATACCCACCCTCACCGATGTCCTCAGATATAATAACCCTGGTGCCTCCGTGGCAGCCGTGGATGGTTTAATCGCCATCGGCAAAGCGGCGGTTCCCTATTTACTGGCCAACCTAGACGGTTATAATTATGGGGCGAGAGCTTGGGCAACCCGCGCCCTAGCAGCAATTGGCGATGTGCGAGGATTGGACTTATTACTTGAGGCGGCGGTGAGTGATTTTTCCTTTAGCGTGCGGCGAGGGGCGGCTAGAGGCTTAGGAAATATAATTTGGTCTGATTTGGAGGAAAGTCGGGTTTATGAGGCTCAGAATGCGGTTTTTACAGCATTGGAGAAACTTTCGCAAGGGGATCCAGAGTGGGTGGTTAGATATGCGGCGATCGTCGGATTGCAGGGATTAGGAACTGCGGCGGCGGCATTTCGCGGGGCGATTCGAGAACTTTTAGGACAGATTCGGGAGACAGAAGCGGAAATAGTGGTAAGATTGCGCGCCGATCAAGCTCTGGAACACTTACAATAA
- a CDS encoding ABC transporter permease yields MKYWQEILAIAQRILVELIRRGRSLILWGIFPILVLLLNGYIMAEKGKIELAEAMALATPPTLVGAALFFSCLGGTVATVVAEREQQTIKRLFLSPLSGVSYFIGIFLAHCVIAACQTVLVYSIAKQYGATFKGSIPLELLIIFLSITAYVGLGFILGTQLAKRTEDVNALVGTFGVPLLILGGVFLPTALFPDNILSLAKYNPIYHMNEALIAVWAKGENLQDISSHFRFLCLFALAMVAGGWLTYRQMLNLERRL; encoded by the coding sequence ATGAAATATTGGCAGGAAATTTTAGCGATCGCTCAACGAATTTTAGTGGAATTAATCCGGCGCGGGCGTAGCTTAATCCTCTGGGGCATTTTCCCGATCCTTGTCCTGCTCTTAAATGGCTATATTATGGCAGAAAAAGGCAAAATTGAGCTTGCCGAGGCGATGGCTCTGGCTACTCCTCCCACCCTCGTCGGGGCGGCACTTTTCTTTAGTTGTTTGGGGGGAACTGTGGCGACGGTAGTAGCAGAAAGGGAACAACAAACGATTAAACGGTTATTTTTATCGCCTTTAAGCGGTGTTTCCTATTTTATCGGCATTTTTCTCGCCCATTGTGTGATTGCCGCCTGTCAGACAGTTTTAGTTTATTCTATTGCTAAACAGTATGGAGCCACTTTTAAAGGCTCAATTCCTCTAGAATTATTAATTATTTTTCTTAGTATCACCGCCTATGTGGGTTTAGGATTTATCCTCGGTACTCAACTAGCGAAAAGAACGGAAGATGTTAATGCTTTGGTGGGAACTTTTGGGGTTCCTTTATTAATTTTAGGCGGCGTTTTTCTCCCGACTGCTTTATTCCCCGACAATATTCTATCTCTGGCTAAATATAACCCGATCTACCACATGAATGAAGCTTTAATTGCTGTTTGGGCAAAGGGCGAAAATCTCCAAGATATTAGCTCTCATTTTCGCTTTCTCTGTCTTTTTGCTTTAGCTATGGTAGCAGGTGGTTGGCTTACCTATCGACAAATGTTAAACCTTGAACGCCGACTGTAA
- the pyk gene encoding pyruvate kinase: MHSLSFPRRTKIVATIGPASQNKETLRQMIKAGATTFRLNFSHGDHDYHRHSINLIRQLAFELNQPIGILQDLQGPKIRLGKFACGSITLKPGEPFILTSRDVECNQEISSISYPSLAQEVPEGSRILLDDGKVEMRVESVDRLKGDLSCRVVVGGVLSSNKGVNFPNVYLSVKALTDKDKKDLMFGLLWDVDWIALSFVRNPQDILEIKELIASAGKSIPVIAKIEKHEAIEEMEEILSLCDGVMVARGDLGVELPAEDVPILQKRLINTANQLGIPIITATQMLDSMASNPRPTRAEVSDVANAILDGTDAVMLSNETAVGHYPIEAVATMARIAERIEREQINSAARSNNKQSIPNAISSAVSQIAEQLGAAAIITLTKTGSTARNVSRFRPKTPILAVTPHREVAQQLQLVWGVKPMLLLDLPSTSQTFQVAMNLAQENNLLADGDLVVMTAGTLQGVAGSTDLIKVEVVKSLLGKGTGIGQGVASGRARVAHNAREVGSFSNGEILVVPTTSAEYVDMMRKAGGIITEDTAMNNHAATIGLKLGIPVIVGVKDATKIIREGVIISLDAQRGLIYSGIGKGAATMKN; this comes from the coding sequence ATGCACTCTCTGTCTTTCCCCCGTCGCACTAAAATTGTGGCCACGATTGGCCCAGCCTCGCAAAATAAGGAAACATTACGTCAGATGATCAAGGCGGGGGCGACGACATTTAGATTAAACTTTTCCCATGGCGATCACGATTACCATCGTCACAGCATTAACTTAATCCGTCAGTTAGCCTTTGAACTCAATCAACCCATTGGTATCCTTCAGGATCTACAGGGACCAAAAATTCGTTTAGGTAAATTTGCCTGTGGGTCGATCACCCTAAAACCGGGGGAACCCTTTATCCTTACTTCTAGGGATGTGGAATGTAATCAGGAAATAAGTTCCATTAGCTATCCCTCTCTGGCCCAAGAAGTCCCGGAAGGTTCCAGAATTCTCCTCGATGATGGTAAAGTCGAAATGCGGGTGGAATCAGTGGATCGCCTGAAAGGAGACCTGTCTTGTCGCGTAGTGGTTGGGGGTGTCTTATCCAGCAATAAAGGGGTAAATTTTCCCAACGTCTATCTGTCGGTAAAAGCTTTAACCGATAAGGACAAAAAAGATTTAATGTTCGGACTGCTGTGGGATGTGGATTGGATCGCCCTTAGTTTTGTGCGTAATCCCCAAGATATCCTCGAAATTAAAGAATTAATCGCCAGTGCGGGTAAATCTATCCCCGTAATCGCTAAAATTGAAAAACACGAAGCGATCGAGGAAATGGAAGAAATTTTATCCCTCTGTGATGGTGTTATGGTGGCTAGGGGAGATTTAGGAGTAGAATTACCCGCCGAAGACGTGCCAATCCTGCAAAAACGCCTGATTAACACCGCTAATCAGCTAGGCATCCCGATTATCACCGCCACTCAAATGCTTGACAGTATGGCCAGTAATCCTCGTCCCACCCGCGCCGAGGTTTCTGACGTGGCTAATGCGATTTTAGATGGCACTGATGCGGTCATGCTTTCCAATGAAACGGCTGTGGGCCATTATCCCATCGAAGCGGTGGCAACAATGGCGCGCATTGCTGAAAGGATCGAACGGGAACAGATCAACAGTGCTGCTCGCTCTAACAATAAACAATCGATTCCTAACGCTATTTCCTCGGCAGTCAGTCAAATTGCCGAACAATTGGGGGCAGCGGCAATTATTACCCTGACAAAAACCGGCTCTACTGCCCGTAATGTCTCCAGATTTCGCCCCAAAACCCCGATTTTAGCCGTTACTCCCCATCGCGAAGTGGCACAGCAGTTACAGCTAGTTTGGGGCGTAAAACCGATGTTATTGCTCGATTTACCCTCCACTAGCCAAACTTTTCAAGTGGCGATGAATCTTGCCCAGGAAAATAACCTCCTAGCGGATGGTGATTTAGTAGTGATGACGGCGGGAACTCTGCAAGGGGTGGCCGGTTCCACGGATTTAATTAAGGTGGAAGTGGTAAAATCCCTTTTGGGCAAAGGTACGGGTATCGGCCAGGGTGTGGCTAGTGGCCGGGCGCGAGTGGCCCATAATGCCCGAGAAGTGGGTAGTTTTAGTAATGGGGAGATTTTAGTCGTTCCCACCACCAGCGCCGAATATGTGGATATGATGCGGAAAGCGGGCGGCATTATCACCGAAGATACCGCCATGAACAATCACGCCGCTACTATCGGTTTAAAATTGGGTATTCCTGTTATTGTCGGGGTTAAAGATGCCACGAAAATTATCCGCGAAGGGGTGATCATTAGTCTCGATGCTCAACGGGGTTTGATTTATTCTGGTATTGGCAAGGGTGCGGCAACTATGAAAAACTGA
- a CDS encoding NINE protein — protein sequence MRNRTIAALLAFFLGYLGIHKFYLGENLAGVLYLLFFWTFIPGIIAFFEFIGLIIMSDQAFDAKYNPNYLANSTERRLPESGQQKTATLLQLKKLYDQGIITAEEYEEKRRKYLDSL from the coding sequence ATGAGAAATAGAACTATAGCGGCTTTACTAGCCTTTTTTCTCGGTTATCTTGGCATCCATAAATTTTATCTAGGGGAGAATTTAGCAGGTGTTCTCTATCTACTTTTCTTCTGGACTTTTATCCCCGGCATCATTGCTTTTTTTGAATTTATTGGTTTAATCATCATGTCAGATCAAGCTTTTGATGCTAAATACAATCCTAACTATCTCGCCAACAGTACAGAGCGAAGACTGCCAGAATCAGGCCAGCAAAAAACCGCTACTTTACTGCAGCTTAAAAAACTTTACGATCAGGGAATTATTACTGCTGAAGAATACGAAGAAAAACGCAGAAAATATTTAGATTCTCTTTAA